A stretch of the Candidatus Aquicultor sp. genome encodes the following:
- a CDS encoding ATP-binding protein, translating to MATAEQLKTLIRSHFSDQPERFYTVALQVAAHEAKQGHSALANDIREIVDSERKKSSSRVVPFPQDLKGLVLIDRPQVSKSELVIPAVLQERIQQVIHEYRQQEKLKHHGLSHRRKLLLIGPPGTGKTMTARVLANELHLTLNTIQVDRLVTKFMGETSAKLRQIFHLIEQAHGIYLFDEFDAIGGERSMDNDVGEMRRVLNSFLQFIEQDTSESIIIAATNNPGLLDQALFRRFDDVLYYEAPDKDARKRLIKNVLGTFKESRFAWKPVIESSEGLSHAEIDLACRDAIKQAILGDVDKVSSAILLKALQNRQIARRGLRGSS from the coding sequence ATGGCAACCGCAGAACAATTAAAGACATTAATTAGATCGCATTTCAGCGATCAACCTGAAAGGTTTTATACGGTCGCTCTGCAAGTTGCTGCTCATGAGGCTAAGCAGGGGCATTCAGCCCTTGCTAATGATATTCGAGAAATCGTAGACAGTGAGCGGAAAAAAAGCAGTTCTCGCGTTGTTCCTTTTCCGCAAGACTTAAAAGGCTTAGTGCTTATCGACAGGCCGCAGGTCTCTAAAAGCGAGCTTGTAATTCCTGCTGTGCTGCAGGAACGGATTCAACAAGTGATTCATGAGTATCGCCAACAAGAAAAGCTCAAGCACCACGGGCTCTCACACCGGCGCAAGTTATTGTTGATCGGCCCTCCCGGAACAGGGAAAACCATGACTGCGCGCGTTTTGGCGAATGAACTGCACTTAACCTTAAATACCATCCAGGTAGACCGACTTGTGACGAAATTCATGGGTGAGACCAGCGCAAAGCTGCGCCAAATCTTTCATCTTATAGAGCAAGCGCACGGCATCTATCTATTTGATGAATTCGATGCCATCGGCGGCGAACGTTCGATGGACAACGACGTCGGCGAGATGCGTCGAGTGCTGAACTCATTTCTGCAATTTATTGAGCAAGATACGTCCGAGAGTATAATAATTGCAGCCACGAATAATCCGGGATTGTTGGATCAGGCTTTGTTTCGTCGTTTCGACGATGTTCTCTATTATGAGGCTCCTGATAAGGATGCGCGAAAGCGGTTGATCAAAAATGTGCTCGGAACCTTTAAGGAGAGCCGGTTCGCTTGGAAGCCGGTTATCGAAAGCAGCGAGGGTTTAAGTCACGCAGAAATCGATCTGGCCTGTCGCGATGCCATTAAGCAAGCAATTTTGGGAGATGTCGATAAAGTAAGCTCGGCGATACTGCTCAAGGCTTTACAAAATAGACAAATCGCGCGAAGGGGATTGCGAGGTAGCTCCTAA
- a CDS encoding S8 family peptidase — translation MPQTNLSHIKLEDPPSRLGFTSVTQMGAKKRIPGRGNRQGHADFLRERLSQAWEEAENEFVVTHADREGIYLEFRGAPGYDLVTKSLEDMRSKKARLCNVRIEEELVRNDETGEDEYLRVIYATVFIANDKRQDFFKKLEQYANEESKSGKPRNADLVNSIEDLRKALLVESFWQDDNDLMPGEEPEWCEVWLSSDSDEAIRRFEELLVQQQVNSKTGSIKFPERAVKLVHVNRRQLEDLTRYSDEIAEYRKAKDTAAFWDELPNLEQAEWVEDFSERLHVDGEANTSVCMIDTGVNTGHPMLSPLLDGNDCHCYDSAWGTHDHEGHGTLMAGISGYGNIAELLSGSEPIIVNHVLESVKMLPPQGQNEPKLWGDINAQCVYLAEIRAPERKRINCMAITAEDTRDRGRPSSWSGELDQLTSGVDDGVKRLMVVSAGNITDFNQVANYPENQITDSIHDPAQSWNVLTVGAYTQLDTITDPTLNGYTVIARRNQLSPFTTTSLTWNDRWPIKPEIVMEGGNMAVDDGNFATECADLSLLSTHYQPQSRLLDCFNMTSAATAQAAHLAAKIQARYPDYWPETIRALMVHSAEWPDELKRQFVQNDTKTELKNLLRICGYGVPNEEAALYSASNSLTLIAQAEIKPFEVQGGRGKTCDMHLYDLPWPREVLLGLHDTQVEMRITLSYFIEPGPGEIGWKDRYRYASHALRFDINSPYETEDQFVQRINAAARDEDEGHPGTASASDHWVIGQARDKGSIHSDIWRGSAAELAESHFIAVSPRIGWWRERKHLGKFDNRTRYALVVTIRTPEQEIDVYTPVAQQVGLIVPITTQRNGR, via the coding sequence ATGCCGCAGACAAATCTTTCGCATATCAAACTTGAAGATCCGCCGTCACGGTTGGGGTTTACGAGTGTAACGCAAATGGGTGCGAAAAAACGCATACCTGGGCGCGGCAATCGACAAGGGCACGCCGACTTTTTACGGGAGCGCCTTAGTCAAGCTTGGGAAGAGGCGGAAAACGAGTTCGTCGTCACTCATGCGGATCGAGAGGGGATTTACCTTGAATTTCGGGGTGCACCCGGATATGATTTGGTGACCAAAAGCCTTGAGGACATGCGGTCGAAGAAAGCCAGGCTATGCAACGTCAGAATCGAGGAAGAACTAGTAAGAAATGACGAGACCGGTGAAGACGAGTATTTGCGCGTAATCTATGCAACCGTTTTTATAGCAAACGATAAGCGACAGGATTTCTTCAAAAAGCTCGAGCAATATGCAAACGAGGAGAGCAAATCGGGTAAACCGCGGAATGCCGATCTCGTTAACAGTATAGAAGATCTGCGTAAGGCCTTGCTCGTCGAATCGTTCTGGCAAGACGATAATGATTTAATGCCCGGTGAAGAGCCGGAGTGGTGTGAAGTCTGGCTTAGCAGCGATAGCGATGAAGCCATTCGACGGTTCGAAGAATTGCTCGTGCAACAGCAGGTAAATTCAAAAACAGGTTCTATAAAGTTCCCGGAACGTGCGGTTAAACTCGTGCATGTGAACCGCCGCCAGCTTGAGGACTTGACACGATACTCGGATGAGATAGCCGAGTATCGCAAGGCAAAGGACACCGCGGCTTTCTGGGATGAGCTACCGAATCTGGAGCAAGCAGAGTGGGTCGAAGATTTTAGCGAGCGTCTGCATGTAGACGGTGAAGCCAATACTTCTGTTTGCATGATCGATACAGGCGTTAATACAGGCCATCCTATGCTATCGCCTCTGCTCGATGGTAATGATTGTCATTGCTATGATTCGGCATGGGGTACACATGATCACGAGGGTCACGGCACTCTGATGGCAGGCATTTCCGGTTACGGCAACATTGCGGAACTTCTTTCCGGCAGTGAACCCATTATCGTTAACCATGTGCTTGAGTCCGTGAAGATGCTCCCGCCGCAAGGACAGAATGAGCCGAAGCTTTGGGGCGATATTAATGCTCAGTGCGTATATTTAGCTGAAATCAGGGCCCCAGAACGCAAACGCATCAATTGTATGGCAATCACTGCTGAAGATACACGTGATCGGGGGAGGCCGTCTTCGTGGTCGGGCGAGTTGGATCAACTCACATCAGGTGTAGACGATGGCGTAAAACGGCTAATGGTAGTAAGCGCCGGCAACATCACCGATTTTAATCAAGTAGCGAATTACCCCGAAAACCAAATTACCGATTCCATCCATGATCCGGCCCAATCATGGAACGTGCTTACTGTTGGTGCCTACACGCAATTAGATACGATTACTGATCCTACATTAAATGGTTATACTGTAATAGCCCGAAGAAACCAGCTTTCGCCTTTTACAACAACGTCTCTAACATGGAATGATAGATGGCCTATCAAGCCGGAGATTGTCATGGAGGGCGGCAACATGGCGGTCGATGACGGCAACTTCGCGACGGAATGTGCGGATCTTTCTTTGCTGTCCACACATTACCAGCCGCAATCTCGGCTACTCGATTGCTTTAATATGACGAGTGCGGCGACGGCGCAAGCCGCCCACCTCGCCGCCAAGATTCAAGCCCGCTATCCCGATTATTGGCCGGAGACGATTCGCGCGCTTATGGTGCATTCCGCCGAATGGCCGGATGAACTCAAAAGGCAATTCGTGCAGAACGATACGAAAACCGAACTCAAGAACTTGCTGCGTATTTGCGGATACGGTGTTCCGAACGAAGAGGCCGCGCTGTATAGCGCATCAAACTCGCTGACGCTGATAGCACAGGCGGAAATCAAACCGTTTGAAGTTCAAGGAGGCAGGGGGAAGACGTGCGATATGCATCTCTACGATTTACCTTGGCCGCGTGAGGTGCTGTTGGGATTGCATGATACGCAGGTTGAAATGCGCATAACACTCTCCTACTTTATAGAACCGGGCCCCGGCGAAATCGGTTGGAAAGACAGGTATCGGTATGCTTCGCACGCCTTACGATTCGACATCAACTCACCGTATGAAACGGAAGACCAGTTCGTCCAGAGAATTAATGCCGCTGCACGCGATGAGGATGAAGGGCATCCCGGAACAGCCAGTGCGTCGGATCATTGGGTTATTGGGCAGGCCCGTGATAAAGGCTCAATTCATTCCGATATTTGGAGAGGGTCGGCGGCAGAGCTTGCGGAATCTCACTTTATCGCAGTATCTCCGAGAATCGGTTGGTGGCGAGAGCGGAAACACCTCGGCAAGTTTGACAACAGAACGCGTTACGCCTTAGTCGTAACAATAAGAACTCCGGAACAAGAAATAGATGTTTACACTCCTGTTGCTCAACAGGTCGGCTTAATCGTTCCGATAACAACACAACGCAACGGAAGATAG
- a CDS encoding DNA cytosine methyltransferase has translation MAQAKAADRAIIDNETIFNARINNQLAPFTPRPKLIDLFAGAGGMTLGFTELLGHFFEPAWANDINKYAANTYNMNFGNHCVYGDIIDILDNPHNKIPKADVVVGGPPCQGFSLLNKNRDNDPRKHLWLPYMEVVERSNADIFVMENVPQLIGSDEHQQIIEKAESMGFQLAWERLCAADYGVPQTRWRAFILGCKFADPKEIFPPKKTHVVPSGNGYRKMFAQDFDEYISDAKPWRTVRDAISDLPIPVGTEIRIEPGPLDLHFGRKPTPKSIARYMAIPEEGMNRFDLQERAPEITPDCWIRKTSGGTDLFGRLWWDKPSFTIRTEFFKPEKGRYLHPQQHRPITHREAARLQSFPDEFRFTGSKTEIAKQIGNAVPPMLAARIADCVYALLCARL, from the coding sequence ATGGCACAGGCAAAAGCAGCGGACCGAGCAATTATCGATAACGAGACGATTTTTAACGCGAGGATAAATAATCAGCTCGCGCCGTTTACTCCGCGACCGAAGCTCATCGACCTCTTCGCGGGAGCGGGCGGTATGACGCTTGGCTTTACGGAGCTTCTCGGGCACTTCTTCGAGCCGGCCTGGGCTAACGATATTAATAAATATGCTGCCAATACCTACAACATGAACTTCGGTAATCACTGTGTCTATGGCGATATAATTGATATTCTAGATAATCCTCATAACAAAATTCCGAAAGCCGATGTTGTTGTAGGCGGTCCTCCCTGTCAAGGCTTTAGCTTGCTAAACAAGAACCGAGACAACGATCCAAGAAAGCACTTATGGCTTCCTTATATGGAGGTCGTAGAGCGTTCAAATGCTGACATATTCGTCATGGAGAACGTGCCGCAGCTTATCGGCTCCGACGAGCACCAACAAATCATTGAAAAAGCGGAATCGATGGGCTTTCAGTTGGCATGGGAGCGCCTGTGCGCTGCAGACTACGGTGTGCCGCAAACTCGCTGGCGCGCCTTTATCCTCGGATGCAAGTTTGCCGATCCAAAGGAGATATTTCCGCCGAAGAAGACCCATGTTGTTCCAAGCGGCAACGGCTACCGCAAAATGTTTGCGCAAGATTTCGACGAATACATCAGCGATGCCAAGCCGTGGCGAACCGTTAGAGACGCAATAAGCGATCTACCGATACCGGTCGGAACCGAGATTCGTATCGAACCAGGTCCGCTAGATCTTCATTTCGGCCGCAAACCGACCCCGAAAAGTATAGCCCGCTATATGGCGATACCCGAAGAGGGCATGAATCGCTTCGATCTGCAGGAGCGAGCACCGGAGATCACACCGGATTGCTGGATTCGCAAAACTTCCGGCGGCACGGACCTTTTTGGTCGCCTGTGGTGGGATAAGCCCTCCTTTACAATACGGACCGAATTCTTCAAACCGGAAAAAGGTCGCTACCTGCATCCACAGCAGCACCGGCCCATCACGCACCGTGAGGCCGCGCGCTTGCAGTCGTTTCCTGATGAGTTCAGATTTACTGGATCAAAGACGGAGATTGCGAAGCAAATCGGCAATGCGGTCCCTCCGATGCTCGCCGCTCGCATCGCTGATTGCGTTTATGCGCTCCTGTGTGCCAGACTCTAG
- a CDS encoding N-acetylmuramoyl-L-alanine amidase, which translates to MKYAVTERLIHHNRGHKPLKPVGLVVHSTVTPGATDEAEQLYFDKAERGASAHYFADWDSITRCIPENERAWHAGPTANAKFLSIEMCEPSGYDPVKFALVWGRAVWFVADCCLRYGWGADHILSHDAVSKKWHETNHTDPIGYFVKYGHTWANFVGAVSRTMSSLRVERSKQTPIQKVVTKLGTIFKDLDDNDYSAEAFKTLKNLGIFHGDAKGNVHPDDPIKRKDLAIVIHNLLKLEKRV; encoded by the coding sequence GTGAAATACGCAGTCACGGAGCGTCTCATCCACCACAACCGCGGCCATAAGCCGTTAAAGCCAGTCGGATTGGTCGTCCACTCGACGGTAACACCCGGAGCGACCGATGAGGCAGAGCAACTGTATTTCGACAAAGCGGAGCGCGGTGCTTCGGCGCACTACTTCGCCGACTGGGACTCAATTACGCGCTGTATTCCTGAAAACGAGCGCGCCTGGCACGCCGGCCCCACGGCTAACGCCAAGTTCCTCTCAATAGAGATGTGCGAACCGTCGGGTTACGACCCTGTGAAGTTCGCCCTGGTGTGGGGCCGAGCGGTCTGGTTTGTAGCCGATTGCTGCCTGCGCTACGGATGGGGAGCAGACCACATCTTAAGCCACGATGCGGTCTCCAAGAAGTGGCACGAAACCAACCATACGGATCCCATCGGCTACTTCGTAAAGTACGGGCATACATGGGCTAACTTCGTCGGGGCGGTCTCGCGCACGATGTCGAGTCTACGGGTAGAGCGCTCGAAACAGACTCCAATACAAAAGGTGGTGACGAAGTTGGGAACGATTTTCAAGGACCTCGATGATAACGATTACAGTGCCGAGGCATTCAAGACGCTTAAGAACTTAGGTATCTTTCACGGAGACGCAAAGGGTAATGTTCACCCGGATGACCCCATCAAGCGCAAAGACCTCGCTATTGTGATTCACAACCTACTCAAACTAGAAAAGCGCGTTTAG
- a CDS encoding SGNH/GDSL hydrolase family protein codes for MSTYLGILEKYQNNERVIAGFVGNSVGCGYYANNWDYLVEKLNMQLTTASRIDTRVQSMAIQLRAMLKAKNAQSDLYNLSGDGWCTEDHLGRGTHGVIEGIPTITALAAMNPKPDIVFIALNINDLNHRIGLGAGHINWTMYCANTRTMVQQCLDNGMVPVLVKEGNVTMGTADGKSYADYIAEYDVVADEFAVQGIGLLDTYTSTLTASGIMYDSLHRNQAGHYLGFADYEEWFNQPLALGFTAPTVTKVGETLQFDCDIANFISLTDTMVFQYKVGAGAWLPMATAQLVSGRTYRSSVPYAVAVDDVSFKARATRGATSYESKVAVYPVGTVGNVIVPSIVGLAPNITFGGAGEANVHALTFSSNITHGETGYASAHSLPFSGTVSVGASARLSAYSTAFEIPEALYQGGLYSIKPSVAAAGQEIDAAETAMKRAEAAEIPIGISLNRAALPGVIGAPGGMIRAIPGSMDTSRAALDDSAPKQSQPKSTGLRRANPRKLN; via the coding sequence ATGTCTACCTATCTTGGCATACTAGAGAAATACCAGAATAATGAGCGGGTTATTGCCGGTTTTGTTGGTAATTCGGTAGGCTGTGGATACTATGCAAATAATTGGGACTATCTTGTTGAAAAGCTCAATATGCAGCTTACAACGGCAAGCAGGATTGATACGCGAGTGCAGAGCATGGCGATACAGCTGAGGGCAATGCTTAAAGCGAAAAACGCCCAAAGCGACCTCTACAACCTCTCTGGTGATGGGTGGTGTACTGAGGACCATTTAGGCAGGGGTACGCATGGAGTCATAGAAGGCATCCCCACTATAACGGCGCTTGCCGCCATGAACCCCAAACCCGATATTGTTTTTATCGCTCTCAACATCAACGACCTAAACCATCGCATCGGTCTTGGAGCGGGGCACATCAATTGGACTATGTATTGTGCTAATACGCGAACCATGGTACAGCAATGCTTAGATAATGGCATGGTTCCGGTTCTCGTTAAAGAGGGCAACGTAACTATGGGAACCGCTGATGGGAAGTCCTACGCCGACTATATCGCGGAATACGACGTGGTTGCGGATGAATTTGCGGTACAAGGGATAGGGCTTCTTGATACCTACACGTCAACGCTTACCGCAAGCGGCATTATGTATGATAGTTTGCACCGTAATCAGGCAGGTCACTATTTAGGCTTTGCCGATTACGAGGAATGGTTCAACCAACCGTTAGCGCTTGGGTTCACCGCACCAACCGTCACCAAAGTCGGCGAAACCCTGCAATTCGACTGTGATATCGCAAATTTCATCAGCCTCACCGACACTATGGTATTTCAGTATAAGGTGGGTGCGGGGGCATGGCTGCCGATGGCGACAGCGCAACTCGTAAGCGGCAGAACATACCGATCAAGTGTGCCCTACGCAGTGGCGGTCGATGATGTGAGCTTTAAGGCGCGGGCAACACGTGGGGCTACTTCGTATGAGTCTAAAGTAGCCGTGTATCCGGTTGGAACGGTCGGTAATGTAATTGTTCCGAGCATAGTAGGGCTTGCCCCGAACATCACTTTTGGCGGTGCAGGCGAAGCGAACGTACACGCACTAACGTTTTCCTCAAATATCACGCATGGCGAAACCGGCTATGCGTCCGCTCACTCGTTGCCATTCAGCGGGACGGTGAGCGTGGGTGCGAGTGCGCGGCTATCGGCATACTCAACCGCTTTTGAAATCCCTGAGGCGCTCTACCAGGGCGGGCTTTATTCTATCAAACCCTCTGTCGCAGCAGCAGGACAGGAAATAGATGCCGCAGAAACAGCGATGAAAAGAGCGGAGGCCGCAGAGATACCTATCGGTATTTCGCTAAATCGCGCAGCATTGCCGGGCGTAATAGGGGCACCGGGCGGCATGATTCGCGCCATACCCGGCAGCATGGATACCAGTAGAGCCGCCCTGGATGATTCCGCACCGAAGCAGAGCCAGCCAAAAAGTACGGGGCTCAGACGTGCGAACCCTCGCAAGCTTAATTAA